In Geminocystis sp. NIES-3708, a single window of DNA contains:
- a CDS encoding glycosyltransferase: MKKKDLISLVFFGRLEERKGLCTFISAVKLLPVEWQKKIHIIFMGKVVPLYSAELKHLNSEQYIQQELDDHINYEIISNFYSQQAIEYIRELNHAIVCLTSPQENFPNTALEMGQLPVSLVVSDTGGFRETLQLVQRTEGLYWFKPKDADSLTEKIEEALTDYPQTPKVADKNTLENINQQLLQEKIAYIEKAFEGFNAPQKPKNKVTLGIICQNQGKYLVDCLSSIETQTYDNLEVIVIDDNSQNSESKDLFFHAQSLFPNFKFISLEKTKGIGAINNHLLEISEGDFFLSFNPQVILFPQTIEKFIETAVNANAVIVTSAQKETGAVDRIVSYSGGTLPTMMKGNAYGGECCLFSRQLLKKFPYTEDKDIDSQNWEIITAAVVTGENIVYYPYPLYEYFVTAEYPLNQEMSAKAKYSLRQFLAKIPPEKWNKRQIYMLMTAVQQLQDLPSQMNNLRWQLQKTTEQLHKCENHVYQLENNSAEENTMIQVSYFDEVQYGEIKNEMRQMENQLREANERIAAMESSKFWSLRQKWFKVKKTFGLSAEE, from the coding sequence ATGAAAAAAAAAGATCTAATTTCTTTAGTTTTTTTTGGACGTTTAGAAGAAAGAAAAGGTTTATGTACTTTTATCTCTGCTGTTAAGTTATTGCCCGTAGAATGGCAGAAAAAAATTCATATTATTTTCATGGGAAAAGTTGTGCCTTTATATTCAGCTGAATTAAAACACCTGAATAGTGAACAATATATTCAACAAGAATTAGATGATCATATTAACTACGAAATTATTAGCAACTTTTATAGTCAACAAGCCATCGAATATATTAGAGAATTAAATCATGCTATAGTATGTTTGACAAGTCCTCAAGAAAATTTCCCTAATACTGCCCTAGAAATGGGACAATTACCCGTAAGTTTGGTGGTATCAGATACGGGAGGATTCAGAGAAACTTTACAATTAGTGCAACGTACAGAAGGTTTATACTGGTTTAAACCAAAAGATGCTGATTCTTTGACGGAAAAAATAGAGGAAGCATTAACTGACTATCCTCAAACGCCGAAAGTTGCTGATAAAAATACTTTAGAAAATATTAATCAACAATTGTTACAAGAAAAAATAGCCTATATTGAAAAAGCCTTTGAAGGATTTAATGCACCACAAAAACCAAAAAATAAAGTAACTTTAGGGATAATTTGTCAAAATCAAGGTAAATATTTAGTAGATTGTCTTAGTAGTATTGAAACTCAGACTTATGATAATTTAGAAGTAATTGTTATTGATGATAACTCTCAAAATTCAGAAAGTAAAGACCTATTTTTTCATGCACAATCTCTATTCCCTAACTTTAAATTTATATCTTTAGAAAAAACCAAAGGTATTGGTGCAATTAATAATCATCTTTTAGAAATTTCTGAAGGTGATTTTTTCTTGTCTTTTAATCCTCAAGTCATCCTTTTTCCCCAAACCATCGAAAAATTTATCGAAACTGCGGTTAATGCTAATGCAGTTATCGTCACCAGTGCCCAAAAAGAAACTGGGGCAGTTGATCGCATAGTTAGTTATAGTGGAGGTACATTGCCTACCATGATGAAAGGTAACGCTTATGGTGGCGAATGTTGCTTATTTTCTCGTCAATTATTAAAAAAATTTCCCTATACCGAAGATAAAGACATTGATAGCCAAAACTGGGAAATTATCACCGCCGCAGTGGTTACAGGAGAAAATATAGTCTATTATCCTTACCCTTTATACGAATACTTTGTCACTGCGGAATATCCTCTTAATCAAGAAATGTCAGCTAAAGCGAAATACTCTTTACGTCAATTTTTAGCAAAAATTCCTCCTGAAAAATGGAATAAAAGACAAATTTATATGTTAATGACAGCAGTGCAACAATTGCAAGATTTACCTTCACAAATGAATAATTTAAGGTGGCAACTACAAAAAACAACAGAACAGTTGCATAAATGTGAAAATCATGTCTATCAATTAGAAAATAACTCTGCTGAGGAAAATACGATGATACAGGTTAGTTATTTTGACGAAGTGCAATATGGAGAAATAAAAAATGAAATGCGACAAATGGAAAATCAATTGAGAGAAGCTAACGAAAGAATTGCAGCGATGGAAAGTAGTAAATTTTGGAGCTTAAGACAAAAATGGTTTAAAGTTAAAAAAACTTTTGGTTTATCCGCCGAAGAATAA
- the glsA gene encoding glutaminase A has translation MTNTENSPFYDYLVKLHQKYSSLNNGKIPNYIPELTEAKAEWFGISVITTDGQIFEVGNCDQLFTIQSISKAFVFGLALEDHGREYVNSKVSVEPTGEAFNSITLDEKTNRPYNPMVNAGAIATADLIKGDTATERLKRILAMFKRYTGKEHEIDVPVFLSEKATGNKNRAMSYLMLNFNMVSDRIEETLDLYFQQCSIRVNARDIAMLSATLANGGVNPITQERAIDEHYVQDVISVMLTCGMYDASGEWTYRVGIPAKSGVGGGISAVVPKILGIGTFSPLLDAKGNSIRGIKVCEDLSRDFGLHLFNMGKPKHNLQEWIGEGKIEND, from the coding sequence ATGACAAATACTGAAAATTCCCCTTTTTATGATTATTTAGTCAAACTTCATCAAAAATATAGCTCTTTGAATAACGGTAAAATCCCTAATTATATTCCGGAGTTAACAGAGGCAAAAGCTGAATGGTTCGGTATTTCTGTTATTACTACTGATGGACAAATATTTGAAGTGGGTAATTGTGATCAGTTATTTACAATCCAATCTATTTCTAAAGCTTTTGTGTTTGGTTTAGCCCTAGAAGATCACGGACGAGAGTACGTCAATAGTAAAGTAAGTGTTGAACCTACAGGAGAGGCATTTAACTCCATTACCTTAGATGAAAAAACTAATCGCCCTTATAATCCAATGGTTAATGCTGGGGCGATCGCTACTGCGGATTTAATCAAAGGTGATACTGCTACGGAAAGGCTTAAACGAATACTAGCAATGTTCAAACGTTATACAGGGAAAGAACATGAAATTGATGTACCTGTATTTTTATCTGAAAAGGCTACAGGTAACAAAAATCGAGCGATGTCTTATTTAATGCTCAACTTTAATATGGTAAGTGACAGAATAGAAGAAACTTTAGATTTATACTTTCAACAATGTTCCATCAGGGTAAATGCTAGAGATATAGCCATGTTGAGTGCAACTTTAGCCAATGGCGGAGTTAATCCTATTACCCAAGAAAGAGCGATCGATGAACACTATGTTCAAGATGTAATTAGTGTTATGCTAACCTGTGGGATGTATGATGCTTCAGGAGAATGGACTTATAGAGTCGGGATACCTGCTAAAAGTGGTGTGGGTGGTGGTATTTCTGCGGTAGTTCCCAAAATTTTAGGAATTGGTACTTTTTCACCTCTTCTTGATGCTAAAGGAAATAGTATCAGGGGAATTAAAGTTTGTGAAGATTTATCCAGAGATTTTGGCTTACACTTATTCAATATGGGTAAACCAAAGCACAATTTACAAGAATGGATTGGAGAAGGAAAAATTGAGAATGACTAA
- a CDS encoding calcium-binding protein — protein sequence MAREITLTTGPDLWPQEDSLVNEAVSLSALEGNDTITGTSFDDLILGNPGRDLLNGGAGNDTVYGGKDNDTINASGGDNLLLGNLGDDLILALVGNNIIYGGQNNDSISGGTGNNQIFGNLGNDGLVSGNGSDYIHGGQGDDTILANRSEFGTGGNDTLLGGKGNDSIVGGSGNSTLYGNEGNDTITPGTADTYVDAGEGNDLIFVRSTGVDTLIGGLGDDIFEVGAEGIGPNTIIYGELQTGGQVLSEINLSSEGLISEGILADGDFRNILRFRATTTVPDSVRKFDIEEIDLQNGVTVTAPISFVEGVTRFSGTGTVVLDGTPEEVQAFVDGLPAGSSPDIVFELPDGTVITPVFPVSINSTQFPGVPAGDSVYVIDVTGSQLPAGTVPSNVVSVIGGLGVQFGEIAAGSDPLVNPQRQALINFGNLINDAQYIAQISQAQYNQGLANEFYRIITNNGVTPVETRFLSVKDGTNTTLYYDAAGQFGPIVGAGNTVADQVVTTLTGQNAFIPSNIGTNLDLPGQTGGTLIPASTQIVVI from the coding sequence ATGGCAAGAGAAATTACATTGACAACAGGACCAGATTTGTGGCCTCAGGAAGATAGTTTAGTAAATGAAGCGGTATCCTTAAGTGCGTTAGAAGGTAATGACACTATTACAGGAACTTCATTTGATGACTTGATCTTGGGTAACCCAGGACGGGATCTTCTTAACGGTGGTGCAGGAAATGACACTGTTTATGGTGGTAAAGACAATGATACCATTAACGCCTCAGGTGGAGATAATCTTCTTTTAGGGAATCTCGGTGATGATTTAATTCTTGCTCTAGTAGGAAATAATATCATTTACGGTGGTCAAAATAACGACTCCATTTCTGGTGGTACTGGTAACAACCAAATTTTCGGAAACTTAGGAAATGACGGTCTTGTGTCTGGTAACGGCAGTGACTATATCCATGGCGGTCAAGGTGACGATACTATTTTAGCTAACAGATCTGAATTCGGTACTGGTGGTAATGATACTCTCCTAGGTGGTAAAGGTAACGACTCTATCGTTGGCGGTAGTGGAAATAGTACACTCTACGGTAACGAAGGAAATGACACCATTACACCCGGAACAGCTGATACTTACGTAGATGCTGGTGAAGGAAATGATCTTATTTTCGTTAGATCTACTGGTGTTGATACTCTCATCGGTGGTTTAGGAGATGATATTTTTGAAGTAGGGGCAGAAGGTATTGGTCCGAATACCATTATTTACGGAGAACTCCAAACTGGAGGTCAAGTACTTTCAGAAATTAATCTTTCTTCTGAAGGCTTAATCAGCGAAGGAATTTTAGCTGATGGTGATTTTAGAAATATTCTGAGATTTAGAGCTACTACTACTGTTCCTGATAGTGTTCGTAAATTTGATATTGAAGAGATCGATCTTCAGAATGGTGTGACAGTAACTGCTCCTATTTCCTTCGTAGAAGGAGTCACACGGTTTTCGGGAACTGGTACTGTTGTCCTAGATGGCACACCGGAAGAAGTTCAAGCATTTGTTGATGGTTTACCAGCAGGATCTTCCCCTGACATCGTTTTTGAATTACCTGATGGAACTGTAATTACTCCTGTTTTTCCTGTTTCGATAAACTCAACTCAATTTCCAGGAGTACCGGCGGGTGATTCTGTGTATGTAATTGATGTTACTGGATCTCAGCTTCCTGCTGGTACTGTTCCTAGTAATGTTGTTAGTGTTATCGGTGGCTTGGGAGTCCAATTTGGTGAGATTGCGGCTGGAAGTGATCCTTTAGTAAATCCACAAAGACAGGCTTTGATCAATTTCGGAAACTTGATTAATGATGCTCAATATATTGCTCAAATATCTCAAGCACAATATAATCAAGGTTTAGCGAATGAATTTTATCGTATCATTACGAATAACGGTGTTACGCCAGTAGAGACTCGCTTTCTTTCTGTTAAAGATGGTACAAATACCACCCTTTATTATGATGCTGCCGGTCAATTTGGACCGATAGTAGGAGCCGGTAATACTGTCGCCGATCAAGTAGTAACAACTTTAACTGGTCAAAATGCCTTTATCCCATCTAATATAGGAACTAATTTAGATTTACCAGGACAGACTGGTGGTACTTTAATCCCAGCAAGTACACAAATTGTGGTTATTTAA
- a CDS encoding calcium-binding protein, translated as MAEINLTSGPDLWPQSGDSTAETVTINALEGNDTVTGTSFSDVLLGNQGNDILNGGQGNDTIYGGQGDDSLGSVLGNNLLFGNLGNDLIIAGTGNDEIYGGQNNDTVVGGGGNDSIFGNLGDDSLVGGSGNDYIHGGQDNDIIVASAGIDTLIGGVGEDTLRVTSNIDLSISNVISIETFDVAEAVTLTASFDNLEDVSILSGSGTIKILGTTIQVQQFLATLGNGVSQNLTIQDQDGNNVNTVNSTLTVGQDIVSTSGVINAPVVFVPAIGNTPTLESVDVLEGTGTDDLLLATMDGTIFGADGTLEITPRITGIETINIRAIKDVEFDAINTTGTNTFISGSSTATLDIRRIQNSPEAFIARNASGSFIATVADLILSGGNDSVKIVLENVNGIGEEISIGSITGNQGYETFNIESTGTVINRLNRIVGDNGGDLKTINITGDQDLELIAQNGVFEDSVEKIDASGLVGNLSFVSFTNNILTFIGGEGDVIFDYSDDGNEDLTFTGGKGNVALDFSGMDNDKLVFTGGEGDVSINMGENLTDNDKIDGGVGDNSITATFTGNVGPLEIKNVQTLLLTTQFNAPANVSFDKSDNSIDLIRITNDGVQNDLTIDAIKSLPTIELQGNNLRTADNSKIFSNLTILSTAVSGTDDTLAIDINNQGTQIDSNVAYDFNGVRADGVENFELTIADGNLNSATNIGGDIRSTTLKSVKVTSANNVFLGNLTTSGANSITSVDSTGVTNRFDAKSDRLAENAVINLGNGGGKFDATGSTTNGIKFNGGTGVDTIIGSSGNDVITGNAGADIIDLMAGGKDRVILNQIATRDSITGFNLNNDEIALSNATYGTLSQGQKYDIISAANFNPANNNVGSTIIQGTTAEIQGLGNTLTSRVRFVSVTGTDANNNGTNDTQLFYSANGSFSNLGNANSIALLDNLGGFTPTILGSNEIIPIA; from the coding sequence ATGGCAGAAATTAATTTAACGTCCGGACCCGATCTTTGGCCTCAATCTGGAGATTCTACAGCAGAAACAGTAACCATAAATGCGTTAGAAGGTAACGATACTGTTACTGGTACCAGCTTTAGTGATGTTCTTTTGGGTAACCAAGGTAATGATATTCTCAATGGTGGTCAAGGTAATGACACGATCTACGGTGGTCAAGGTGACGACTCTCTAGGTTCAGTGTTAGGAAATAACTTATTATTCGGTAATCTGGGTAATGATTTAATTATCGCAGGTACTGGTAATGATGAAATTTACGGCGGTCAAAATAATGATACCGTTGTGGGTGGTGGCGGTAATGACAGCATTTTCGGTAATTTAGGTGATGACTCCCTTGTGGGTGGTAGTGGTAATGACTACATCCATGGTGGGCAAGATAACGATATAATTGTCGCTAGTGCTGGCATTGATACTTTAATTGGTGGTGTGGGAGAGGATACCTTAAGGGTAACAAGTAATATAGATCTTTCTATATCCAACGTAATTAGCATCGAAACCTTTGATGTTGCTGAAGCTGTAACCCTAACCGCCTCTTTTGATAATTTAGAAGATGTCTCTATTTTATCAGGATCTGGGACTATTAAAATATTAGGTACGACAATTCAGGTACAACAGTTTCTTGCTACCCTAGGAAATGGTGTTTCTCAGAATTTAACCATTCAAGATCAAGATGGTAACAATGTAAACACAGTAAACTCTACATTAACGGTTGGTCAAGATATAGTAAGTACATCAGGTGTAATTAATGCCCCTGTCGTCTTTGTTCCTGCTATTGGTAACACTCCCACTTTAGAAAGTGTTGATGTATTAGAAGGTACTGGAACTGATGACTTGTTATTAGCTACTATGGACGGAACTATCTTTGGTGCTGATGGTACTTTAGAGATTACTCCTCGCATCACTGGTATTGAAACCATTAACATCCGTGCTATCAAAGATGTTGAATTTGACGCTATAAATACCACAGGTACTAACACTTTTATATCTGGAAGCAGCACAGCAACATTAGATATCCGAAGAATCCAAAATTCACCAGAAGCCTTCATCGCAAGAAATGCTTCTGGTTCTTTCATTGCTACAGTAGCAGATCTAATTCTTTCAGGTGGTAATGACTCAGTTAAAATAGTTTTAGAAAATGTTAACGGGATTGGAGAAGAAATAAGTATTGGTTCTATCACTGGTAACCAAGGCTATGAAACCTTTAATATTGAATCTACTGGGACTGTTATCAATAGACTTAATCGTATCGTCGGGGATAACGGTGGAGATCTCAAAACCATTAACATCACTGGAGATCAGGATTTAGAATTAATTGCTCAGAATGGTGTTTTTGAAGACAGTGTTGAGAAAATTGATGCTTCTGGGTTGGTCGGAAATTTGAGTTTTGTATCTTTCACTAACAATATCCTTACCTTTATCGGTGGAGAAGGAGACGTAATATTCGACTACAGTGACGATGGGAATGAAGATTTAACCTTTACTGGTGGAAAAGGTAACGTCGCCCTTGATTTCAGCGGTATGGACAATGATAAACTCGTTTTCACTGGTGGAGAAGGAGATGTGTCTATCAATATGGGTGAAAACTTAACTGATAATGATAAAATCGATGGTGGTGTCGGTGATAATTCTATCACTGCGACATTTACTGGTAATGTTGGACCTTTAGAAATCAAAAATGTTCAAACGTTACTCTTAACTACTCAATTCAATGCTCCTGCGAACGTATCTTTTGATAAGAGTGATAACTCCATCGACTTAATCCGTATTACCAATGATGGAGTTCAAAATGATCTTACTATTGATGCGATTAAAAGCTTACCAACAATTGAACTCCAAGGTAATAATCTTAGAACAGCAGATAACTCTAAAATCTTTTCTAATTTAACTATTCTTTCTACTGCTGTTAGTGGTACTGATGATACCTTGGCAATTGATATAAACAATCAAGGAACTCAAATTGATAGTAATGTCGCTTATGATTTTAACGGCGTGAGAGCTGATGGTGTGGAAAACTTTGAGCTTACCATTGCTGATGGTAATCTTAACTCTGCTACCAATATTGGTGGTGACATCAGAAGTACAACTCTTAAGTCCGTTAAGGTTACAAGTGCAAATAATGTTTTTTTAGGAAACCTCACAACTTCTGGAGCAAATAGTATTACCAGTGTTGATTCTACTGGGGTTACAAACCGTTTTGATGCTAAAAGTGATCGATTAGCAGAAAATGCGGTGATCAATCTTGGTAATGGTGGCGGTAAGTTTGATGCCACTGGCTCAACAACCAATGGAATCAAATTCAATGGTGGTACTGGAGTAGATACAATTATAGGATCTTCAGGTAATGATGTAATCACTGGTAATGCTGGTGCTGACATCATTGATCTTATGGCTGGTGGCAAAGATCGTGTAATTCTCAACCAAATTGCCACAAGAGATTCTATTACTGGCTTTAACTTAAATAATGATGAAATTGCTTTAAGTAATGCTACTTATGGAACTTTATCCCAAGGTCAAAAATATGACATCATCAGTGCTGCTAATTTTAATCCTGCTAATAATAATGTCGGTTCAACTATTATTCAAGGTACAACGGCAGAAATTCAGGGCTTAGGAAATACCCTTACCTCCAGAGTTCGTTTTGTTTCCGTTACTGGTACTGATGCTAATAACAATGGTACAAATGATACCCAATTGTTCTACTCTGCTAATGGTTCTTTTAGTAACCTAGGTAATGCTAACAGTATTGCTTTATTAGATAATTTAGGTGGCTTTACGCCTACAATACTGGGTAGCAACGAAATTATTCCTATTGCTTAA
- the dnaK gene encoding molecular chaperone DnaK — MGKVVGIDLGTTNSCVAVMEGGKPVVIANAEGFRTTPSVVAYAKNGDRLVGQIAKRQGVMNPENTFYSVKRFIGRRHDEVTNETTEVSYKVLNVNGNVKLDCPSQGKQFSPEEISAQVLRKLVEDASKYLGETVTEAVITVPAYFNDSQRQATKDAGKIAGIEVKRIINEPTAASLAYGLDRKSNETILVFDLGGGTFDVSVLEVGDGVFEVLATSGDTHLGGDDFDKKIVDFLAADFKGKEGIDLRKDKQALQRLTEAAEKAKIELSSVSQAEINLPFITATQDGPKHLELTLTRAKFEELCADLIDRCAIPVQNALKDSKLSASDIDEVVLVGGSTRIPAVKEVVKKVLGKEPNQTVNPDEVVAVGAAIQGGVLAGEVKDILLLDVTPLSLGVETLGGVMTKIIPRNTTIPTKKSETFSTAVDGQSNVEIHVLQGEREFSKDNKSLGTFRLDGIPPAQRGVPQIEVIFDIDANGILNVTAKDKGTGKEQSISITGASTLPDDEVDRMVKEAENNAAADKERREAIERKNQADSLVYQAEKQLTELGDKVSGDDKAKAEGLIKDLKDAVAKEDDEKIKTVMPELQQVLYTIGSNIYQQSGGATPGADAGATGDTPPNTGGDDVIDAEFSDN, encoded by the coding sequence ATGGGAAAAGTCGTAGGTATAGATTTAGGAACTACTAACTCTTGTGTAGCAGTAATGGAAGGCGGTAAACCCGTTGTTATTGCTAATGCTGAGGGTTTTAGAACAACACCTTCTGTGGTGGCTTATGCAAAAAATGGCGATCGCTTAGTAGGACAAATTGCCAAACGTCAAGGGGTAATGAATCCCGAAAATACCTTCTATTCCGTTAAACGTTTTATCGGTAGAAGACATGATGAAGTTACCAACGAAACCACAGAGGTATCTTATAAAGTATTAAATGTAAATGGAAACGTGAAGTTGGATTGTCCCTCGCAGGGTAAACAATTCTCTCCTGAAGAAATTTCCGCACAAGTTTTACGCAAATTAGTAGAAGATGCCAGTAAATATTTAGGAGAAACGGTCACAGAAGCGGTAATTACCGTACCAGCATATTTCAATGACTCTCAACGTCAGGCTACCAAAGACGCCGGAAAAATTGCTGGGATTGAAGTAAAACGAATCATCAATGAGCCTACTGCTGCATCTTTGGCTTATGGTTTAGACAGAAAAAGTAACGAAACTATTCTGGTGTTCGACTTGGGTGGTGGTACATTTGACGTATCAGTATTAGAAGTAGGAGACGGTGTATTTGAAGTTTTAGCAACCTCTGGAGATACTCACTTAGGTGGTGACGACTTCGATAAAAAAATCGTTGACTTTTTAGCAGCAGATTTTAAAGGAAAAGAAGGGATTGATTTACGCAAAGATAAACAGGCTTTACAACGTCTTACCGAAGCCGCAGAAAAAGCCAAAATAGAACTTTCTAGCGTTTCTCAAGCTGAAATTAACTTGCCTTTCATCACGGCTACCCAAGACGGTCCAAAACATTTGGAATTGACTTTAACCCGTGCTAAATTTGAAGAATTATGTGCTGACTTAATTGATCGTTGTGCTATTCCTGTACAAAATGCTCTCAAAGATTCTAAACTTAGTGCCAGTGATATTGATGAAGTTGTATTAGTAGGTGGTTCAACTCGGATTCCTGCGGTCAAAGAAGTAGTTAAAAAAGTTCTCGGAAAAGAGCCTAATCAAACCGTTAACCCCGATGAAGTGGTAGCAGTAGGCGCAGCTATTCAAGGAGGAGTTTTAGCAGGAGAAGTTAAAGATATTCTCTTATTAGATGTAACACCTCTTTCTTTAGGAGTAGAAACCCTTGGCGGTGTAATGACGAAAATTATCCCTAGAAACACTACCATTCCTACCAAAAAATCGGAAACTTTCTCTACTGCTGTTGATGGACAAAGTAACGTCGAAATCCATGTTTTACAAGGTGAGCGTGAATTTTCTAAAGATAATAAGAGTTTAGGCACTTTCCGTTTAGATGGTATTCCTCCTGCCCAACGAGGTGTGCCTCAAATAGAAGTTATTTTTGATATTGACGCTAATGGTATCTTAAACGTAACCGCTAAGGACAAAGGTACTGGTAAAGAGCAGTCTATTTCTATCACTGGTGCTTCTACTTTACCTGATGACGAAGTTGATCGTATGGTAAAAGAAGCTGAAAATAATGCAGCGGCTGATAAAGAAAGAAGAGAAGCCATTGAGCGTAAAAATCAAGCGGATTCTTTAGTTTATCAAGCAGAAAAACAACTCACCGAATTAGGGGATAAAGTTTCTGGTGATGATAAAGCTAAAGCCGAAGGATTAATTAAAGATCTTAAAGATGCTGTAGCTAAAGAAGATGACGAAAAAATCAAAACTGTGATGCCTGAATTACAACAGGTTTTATACACCATCGGTAGTAACATTTATCAACAGTCTGGCGGGGCAACCCCTGGTGCTGATGCAGGTGCAACAGGTGATACCCCTCCTAATACTGGTGGTGATGATGTCATTGATGCTGAATTTTCAGATAACTAA
- a CDS encoding glycosyltransferase, giving the protein MKIIHLNTFDIAGGAARAAYRLHEGLLKIGKESQVLSLYKTSSDHHVLEYPLDKSLNNSDFNYSNYIQKYYINHNRTPISNTLFSLGYSGFNVAELESIVSSDIINLHWITSGFLSPLTVKKILDLGKPVVWTLHDMWSFTGGCHYTAGCQGYESNCLNCPQISEDIFNLPSYLLKEKIEYFNHSHLTIVTPSQWLAKCAKKSQVFQNHRIEVIPYSLDTNIFQPIDKLEAKSKLQFNLHDIILLVGAVTGKEKRKGFLELINSLKLCQNNHLFAELTKNNILKICCFGEPNDEFQNLGITVISFGNINSDQELTLIYSAADIFILPSLEDNFPNTMLESMSCGTPVIAFDIGGIPDLIKDQVSGSIVPYNSIELMSEKIIQLISDRALCARMGKKSREIITKNYHLSVQANNYLQLYQELINNPPININQYSSSSNNDFNQNNRGIYFDKIYGDLVLFSMEKELKITLEKLHQTEVKLRETENIASQYQQTITAMKSSKFWSLREKWFNFKKTFGLPTNED; this is encoded by the coding sequence ATGAAAATCATTCATCTTAATACTTTTGATATTGCAGGAGGTGCAGCGAGGGCAGCTTATCGATTACATGAAGGTTTATTGAAAATAGGGAAAGAATCTCAAGTATTAAGTTTATATAAAACTTCCTCTGATCACCACGTTTTAGAATATCCACTAGATAAATCTCTAAATAATTCTGATTTTAACTATTCCAATTACATTCAAAAATATTATATCAATCATAATCGAACTCCTATTTCTAATACTTTATTTTCTTTAGGATATTCTGGATTTAATGTCGCTGAATTAGAATCTATAGTCAGTAGTGATATAATTAATTTACATTGGATAACCAGTGGTTTTTTATCTCCTTTAACCGTTAAAAAAATCTTAGATTTGGGGAAACCTGTGGTATGGACACTTCATGATATGTGGTCATTTACAGGGGGTTGTCACTATACAGCAGGATGTCAAGGTTATGAAAGTAATTGCTTAAATTGCCCTCAAATTTCTGAGGATATTTTTAATCTACCTTCTTATCTTTTAAAAGAGAAAATAGAATATTTTAATCATTCTCATTTAACGATTGTTACCCCCAGTCAATGGTTAGCTAAATGTGCAAAAAAAAGTCAAGTTTTTCAAAATCATAGAATTGAAGTAATACCTTATTCTTTAGATACTAATATTTTTCAACCTATTGATAAATTAGAAGCAAAAAGCAAATTACAATTTAACTTACATGATATTATTCTATTAGTAGGTGCTGTAACAGGTAAAGAAAAAAGGAAAGGATTTCTTGAATTAATTAATAGTTTAAAACTTTGTCAAAATAATCATCTATTTGCTGAATTAACCAAGAATAATATTTTAAAAATTTGTTGCTTTGGTGAGCCTAATGATGAATTTCAAAATTTAGGAATCACAGTTATTTCTTTTGGTAATATTAACTCTGATCAAGAATTAACTTTAATTTATTCTGCCGCAGATATTTTTATTCTTCCTTCTTTAGAAGATAATTTTCCTAATACAATGCTAGAATCAATGAGTTGTGGCACTCCTGTTATTGCTTTTGATATAGGAGGAATCCCAGATTTAATTAAAGATCAAGTTTCAGGAAGTATAGTTCCTTATAATAGTATTGAATTGATGAGTGAAAAAATTATACAGCTAATTAGTGATAGAGCATTATGTGCAAGGATGGGGAAAAAATCAAGAGAAATTATTACTAAGAATTATCACTTATCTGTTCAAGCTAATAACTATTTGCAATTATATCAAGAATTAATTAATAATCCACCTATAAATATTAATCAATATTCTTCATCATCAAATAACGATTTTAATCAAAATAATAGAGGAATATATTTTGATAAAATTTATGGTGACTTAGTATTATTCTCTATGGAAAAAGAATTAAAAATAACTTTAGAAAAACTTCATCAAACAGAAGTAAAACTTAGGGAAACTGAAAATATTGCATCTCAATATCAACAAACTATAACCGCCATGAAAAGTAGCAAATTTTGGAGTCTGCGGGAAAAATGGTTTAATTTCAAAAAAACTTTTGGCTTACCAACTAATGAAGATTAA